A region from the Leishmania panamensis strain MHOM/PA/94/PSC-1 chromosome 20 sequence genome encodes:
- a CDS encoding mitochondrial ATP-dependent zinc metallopeptidase, putative (TriTrypDB/GeneDB-style sysID: LpmP.20.1080) yields MLYTRALVVLSRQPLAAYGLPAGNASVRFCASSALPPSSSQSDKPAEAAKASSEGTQVSPAAKQSGVDTVAANTVVAAGTPNRQGASSLSSEKGGVSTLAPVSVCPSSTGAEASVKEPTPQLQGGRTSPPKQPTPPVHEANVNDVFAKDRVVPRGFEAFYAKNIVSKMLPQRTPTDSVQRAYTLSPQERALIAQIAARARLQRTWRHLGVLSMLLSALIGYRWYTAQARLDADVSNYSAVVVDVPSHTAVYVDDNGRFIGVRNFIDFTTFEKTCDPEKDVLIQFSTYYPWIPMLLLCLLPVLAVVNAGFNGSARMITMAAQAEKSRFTFKREMSVSTRLKDVAGLTEAKHEVVEVIDFLKQPERYQALGAKLPKGVLLDGPPGVGKTLLAKAVAGEAMVPFVSCSGSEFEEVYVGVGAQRVRELFREAHNCKPCVVFIDEIDAFGRKRRSDGNGSSRGTLNAFLAALDGFKDASGIMVLAATNRADILDNALTRSGRFDRKISLEKPSYKDRVAIALVHLQPLHLDPSSSLQNYAETVAALTPGCSGADIFNVCNEAAIQAAREDKEYVGAPHFHLAVERVLVGLEKSAVKYTPHEKERLAYHEAGIVVLNWFQSDTDPVIKTTILPRGRHRTGVTQKLPQNTYISTQERLLQRIVGQLGGYVSEEHFFSDVSTSAAGDLQMATNMARDMVCVYGMDPVHIGHMGFELDRDDTLQKPFGPEKENAVDIAVETIVQSCLSRARALMQEHLYHTRVIAGQLLKQETLNAHELWLALGDRPVMTKEFQTYLES; encoded by the coding sequence ATGCTCTACACGCGGGCCCTCGTGGTGCTGTCGAGACAACCGCTGGCGGCGTACGGCCTGCCTGCCGGCAACGCCAGCGTGCgcttctgcgcctcttccgcgctgccgccctcctcgtcaCAATCTGATAAGCCGGCGGAAGCAGCGAAGGCATCTTCTGAGGGAACGCAGGTTTCACCTGCAGCGAAGCAGAGCGGGGTGGACACTGTAGCTGCAAACACGGTGGTAGCCGCCGGCACCCCAAACAGACAAGGAGCCTCTTCGCTATCCtctgagaaggggggagtcTCAACGCTTGCGCCGGTTTCGGTGTGCCCGTCAAGTACTGGTGCGGAGGCTAGCGTCAAGGAGCCGACGCCGCAGCTCCAAGGGGGGAGGACTTCGCCACCGAAGCAGCCGACGCCACCAGTACACGAGGCGAATGTAAATGATGTCTTTGCCAAGGATCGCGTCGTGCCGCGCGGGTTTGAGGCATTTTATGCGAAGAATATTGTGTCGAagatgctgccgcagcgcactCCAACTGATTCGGTACAGCGCGCCTACACATTGTCGCCGCAGGAGCGTGCTCTGATTGCGCAAATAGCAGCACGGGCGCGGTTGCAGCGGACGTGGCGCCACCTTGGCGTCCTCTCGATGTTGCTCTCTGCGCTTATTGGCTACCGGTGGTACACGGCCCAGGCGCGGCTTGACGCTGACGTGTCGAACTACAGCGCGGTTGTCGTGGACGTGCCCAGCCACACCGCCGTCTACGTGGACGATAACGGCAGGTTCATTGGCGTGCGCAACTTCATCGACTTTACGACGTTCGAGAAGACATGTGACCCGGAAAAGGATGTGCTGATTCAGTTCAGCACCTACTACCCATGGATcccgatgctgctgctgtgtctgctgccggtgctggcTGTTGTGAACGCCGGCTTCAACGGGTCGGCCCGCATGATcacgatggcggcgcaggcggagaagagcCGGTTTACGTTCAAGCGAGAAATGTCGGTAAGCACGCGGCTGAAGGACGTGGCGGGGCTGACGGAGGCAAAgcacgaggtggtggaggtgatAGACTTCCTCAAGCAGCCGGAGCGGTATCAGGCGCTTGGTGCGAAGCTGCCGAAGGGTGTGCTGCTCGATGGCCCACCTGGTGTCGGcaagacgctgctggccaAGGCGGTAGCTGGCGAGGCCATGGTGCCATTTGTCAGCTGCTCGGGCAGCGAGTTTGAGGAAGTGTACGTCGGTGTCGGCGCGCAGCGGGTGCGCGAGCTGTTTCGCGAGGCGCACAACTGCAAGCCATGTGTCGTGTTTATTGACGAAATTGACGCCTTTGGCCGCAAGCGCCGGTCGGACGGCAATGGAAGCTCGCGGGGCACGTTGAACGCCTTCCTCGCGGCGCTGGACGGATTCAAGGATGCATCTGGGATCATGGTGCTGGCGGCCACGAACCGTGCCGACATTCTGGACAACGCTCTGACGCGCTCCGGTCGCTTCGATCGCAAGATCTCGCTCGAGAAGCCGTCCTACAAGGACCGTGTGGCGATCGCGCTAGTGCATCTGCAGCCGCTTCACCTTGACccgtcgtcctcgctgcAAAACTATGCcgagacggtggcggcgctgacgcccggctgcagcggtgctgacATCTTCAACGTGTGCAACGAGGCGGCGATCCAGGCGGCGCGTGAGGACAAGGAGTATGTCGGGGCGCCGCACTTCCACCTGGCTGTGGAGCGGGTGCTTGTCGGTCTTGAAAAGAGCGCTGTCAAGTACACACCGCACGAGAAGGAGCGACTGGCGTACCACGAGGCAGGGATTGTGGTGCTGAATTGGTTCCAGAGCGACACGGATCCGGTCATCAAGACCACCATCCTGCCGcgcggccgccaccgcacggGCGTGACGCAGAAGCTGCCGCAGAACACTTACATCTCGACGCAGGAGagactgctgcagcgcattgTGGGCCAGCTGGGCGGCTACGTATCTGAGGAGCACTTCTTCAGCGACGTCTCGACGAGTGCGGCAGGAGATTTGCAGATGGCGACGAACATGGCACGTGAcatggtgtgcgtgtatggcaTGGACCCGGTGCATATTGGGCACATGGGGTTCGAGCTTGACCGCGACGACACGCTGCAGAAGCCGTTTGGcccagagaaggagaacgCTGTCGACATTGCCGTGGAGACGATTGTGCAATCGTGCCTGAGTCGGGCGCGAGCTCTGATGCAGGAGCACCTGTATCACACCCGGGTCATTGCagggcagctgctgaagcaagAGACGCTAAATGCACATGAGCTGTGGCTCGCCCTGGGCGACCGCCCTGTTATGACGAAGGAGTTCCAGACCTACTTGGAAAGCTAA
- a CDS encoding hypothetical protein (TriTrypDB/GeneDB-style sysID: LpmP.20.1090) — MKGNQSRSGSCTASSSNVAKSSDGGTALAQALREVVQHGRTFFRAQYLYVRRRVTVIGKFIHITVRSLYFPDEFSFYLDTVVRFLFSVYYIPFLAMVFALTHAAIERIVWVLVIPVTQEMERRPFSTSCVPTLVYGLGSIASHMTPFATLAVTVATAGHKVMNCVAEAMVDAYTTQRDMDYPLLRARLRFTVKKKSRVVICGVVSASIAVAWVLLCHTNAFVEWSGREPWATAAAWTVFVIQICFVLTTMLREVPLENKALKGRRIFGLRDRRCHEEPTQLRNDMEMLPAADSQPLLQPVESTSLSQSSSMSVSSPLLVRRSAGSGSRWTASGGSGDSPPHHSPSDANSLATAQASTPAMAENVPNLLGPSASQVFVTYVEDDWWRHHIHTMRYIGFFMVVFFTIGFAVARGPVFGLTSGVMILTSLNAPHLFGHMALSTSAAVTRTLRSYTWLLRHPDALLPILMIATPYQLLLINAFRCFRQHPLLCLMLVWVNMLLAARAIDLAREFDVTVNGSVLWKYADSGVSLPPALASVLEDVHEKQYHRPDVVSLDMLIDIRHMTILYAGGAKVHLKRQAVTPPGTLRRYVCEYHFYAYTLPRLLSLQSAGNFSGSKFRTTRVVLRFISMTLLLLYALLVSGLILQAAFPQLRPLPVRVTAAADNSHLTFDHIVVRMHLLSQNASRRAAKANTSNSVLEGYLSGLPEAASSAFMWHNITSADNEDFYPQLCTRQYGETSVWELALLAVAPYLFNVEEFNTMLRFLNAHMGSDWVIQPRHGASCVPGDSNHQPTGWSDFYEVYSEQRDTSVIAVRGTDMFSFTDFLFNTNIFFEVVLYQLMTTLLPGTVVVPKDLIVDLLRTASLPADSYGDVYETWAELTRSGNHSLRRCQQNNFRRDFFADLYNHIAYVGSRPTHPRHLVLTGHSLGGAVAAIVAAQMRVKAVAFSAPGIALARKKFSLPLRSINENIMSVVSSNDIVPSVGEHGGEVHHVECLAATRELCHAMEFMIGSLWRSCSSVRARFPSIKDVV, encoded by the coding sequence ATGAAGGGGAATCAAAGTAGGTCGGGTAGCTGCACAGCGTCCTCGTCGAATGTGGCAAAGTCATCAGATGGTGGGACGGCGTTGGCGCAGGCACTGcgcgaggtggtgcagcatgGTCGCACTTTTTTCAGGGCGCAGTACCTGTATGTGCGCCGTCGCGTGACGGTTATCGGCAAGTTTATTCACATTACAGTGCGCTCCCTTTACTTCCCTGATGAGTTCTCCTTTTATCTCGACACTGTTGTACGATTCTTGTTCAGCGTGTACTACATCCCTTTCCTTGCGATGGTCTTCGCGCTGACGCACGCGGCGATCGAGCGGATTGTCTGGGTACTTGTGATCCCGGTGACGCAGGAGATGGAGCGGCGCCCATTCAGCACTTCGTGCGTGCCAACGCTCGTGTACGGGCTTGGCTCCATCGCATCCCACATGACACCGTTTGCCACCCTGGCAGTAAcagtcgccaccgctgggCACAAGGTCATGAATTGTGTTGCGGAGGCCATGGTAGACGCCTACACAACGCAGCGTGACATGGACTATCCTCTCCTCCGTGCTCGCCTGCGCTTCACCGTGAAGAAAAAGTCACGAGTGGTCATCTGCGGAGTCGTCTCGGCGAGTATTGCCGTCGCGTGggtgcttctctgccacacaaACGCCTTTGTGGAATGGTCCGGCCGCGAGCCGTGGGCCACTGCGGCCGCGTGGACGGTGTTTGTGATACAAATTTGCTTTGTGCTGACGACAATGCTGCGGGAGGTGCCGCTGGAAAATAAGGCGCTGAAGGGCCGTCGTATCTTTGGGCTCCGTGACCGGCGATGCCACGAGGAGCCGACGCAGCTCCGCAACGACATGGAGATGCTGCCCGCAGCGGATTCACAACCGCTTCTGCAGCCGGTAGAGAGCACCTCCTTGTCTCAAAGTAGCAGCATGTCAGTGAGTTCTCCGCTGCTGGTACGCCGtagcgctggcagcggcagtagGTGGACCGCCAGTGGAGGGAGCGGAGACTCGCCACCACACCACTCTCCCTCTGACGCCAACTCCCTCGCCACAGCGCAGGCGTCGACGCCCGCCATGGCGGAGAACGTGCCCAACCTCCTTGGTCCCTCAGCCTCCCAAGTATTCGTCACGTACGTCGAGGACGACTGGTGGCGCCACCACATCCACACCATGCGCTACATTGGCTTCTTTATGGTCGTTTTTTTCACCATTGGCTTTGCAGTGGCACGCGGCCCGGTGTTTGGCCTCACGTCCGGTGTGATGATCTTAACCTCCCTCAACGCTCCGCACCTGTTCGGGCACATGGCCCTGTCGACCTCGGCCGCAGTGACGCGCACTCTGCGCTCGTACACGTGGCTACTGCGCCACccggatgcgctgctgcccattcTCATGATAGCGACGCCgtaccagctgctgctgatcaATGCGTTTCGTTGTTTTCGCCAACatccgctgctgtgcttgaTGCTGGTGTGGGTGAACATGCTGCTGGCCGCGCGCGCTATCGACCTGGCGCGGGAGTTCGACGTGACGGTGAATGGGTCGGTGCTGTGGAAGTACGCCGACTCTGGCGTGTCTCTCCCGCCAGCGCTGGCGAGCGTTCTCGAGGACGTGCACGAGAAGCAGTACCACCGCCCCGACGTGGTGAGCTTAGACATGCTGATCGACATTCGCCACATGACAATTTTGTACGCTGGCGGGGCTAAGGTGCACCTCAAGCGTCAGGCTGTGACTCCGCCGGGGACACTGCGGCGCTACGTGTGTGAGTATCACTTCTACGCCTACACTCTGCCGCGTCTTCTGTCGCTGCAGAGTGCCGGAAACTTTAGTGGCTCGAAGTTTCGCACAACgcgggtggtgctgcgcttcaTCTccatgacgctgctgctgctctacgCGCTGCTTGTGTCAGGGCTCATTTTACAGGCGGCGTTCCCGCAGCTGCGTCCGCTCCCGGTGCGggtgacagcggcggcagacAACAGCCACCTCACTTTTGACCACATTGTAGTACGCATGCATCTGCTTTCACAGAATGCGTCACGACGGGCGGCAAAGGCAAACACGTCCAACTCAGTTCTGGAGGGGTATCTCTCTGGCCTGCCGGAGGCGGCGTCGAGCGCGTTCATGTGGCACAACATCACGTCGGCCGATAACGAGGACTTCTACCCGCAACTCTGCACGCGGCAATACGGCGAGACGTCTGTGTGGGAGCTCGCCCTCCTCGCTGTGGCGCCGTACCTCTTCAACGTCGAGGAGTTCAACACGATGCTGCGCTTCCTAAACGCGCACATGGGATCCGACTGGGTCATTCAACCGCGCCACGGCGCGTCATGCGTGCCTGGCGACTCGAATCACCAGCCGACAGGGTGGAGCGACTTTTACGAGGTGTACAGCGAACAGCGTGACACCTCCGTCATTGCGGTGCGTGGCACCGACATGTTCTCCTTCACCGACTTCCTCTTCAACACGAACATTTTTTTCGAGGTGGTGCTGTACCAGCTAATGACGACTCTGCTTCCAGGCACCGTGGTGGTTCCAAAGGACCTCATTGTCGACCTCCtgcgcaccgcctcgctgccaGCGGACTCGTACGGCGACGTGTACGAAACATGGGCGGAGCTGACACGGAGCGGCAATCACAGTCTGCGGCGGTGTCAGCAGAACAACTTCCGGCGCGACTTCTTTGCCGACCTGTACAACCACATTGCCTACGTGGGTTCGCGGCCAACGCACCCGCGGCACCTCGTGCTCACCGGACACTCGCTCGGCGGTGCGGTAGCGGCTATTGTAGCGGCACAGATGCGGGTAAAGGCGGTGGCGTTCAGTGCACCGGGCATCGCTCTGGCGCGCAAAAAGTTCAGCCTCCCGTTGAGGTCGATCAACGAGAACATCATGAGTGTTGTGTCGTCAAACGACATTGTGCCGTCGGTTGGCGAGCATGGCGGAGAGGTGCACCACGTGGAGTGTCTGGCGGCCACGCGCGAGCTGTGCCACGCGATGGAGTTCATGATCGGCTCCCTGTGGCGCTCCTGTAGTTCTGTGCGGGCTCGCTTCCCCTCAATTAAAGACGTAGTCTAA